The following DNA comes from Allobranchiibius huperziae.
CTGATGGCCAAGCTCTGGCTGGGACGGCTGGCCGCACGCCGTCAGGGCAAGTTCGCCGACCAGCTCGAGGACTCCCTCCAATTGCTGGCCAGCGGTCTGCGCGCCGGGCACAGTCTGCTCCAGGCGCTGGATTCTGTGTCGCGCGAGGCCGACGAGCCGACAGCGGGGGAGTTCTCCCGCATCATCAACGAGACTCGCATGGGCCGTGACCTGAGCCTTGCACTGGATGAGACCGGTAAACGTCTGCAGAGTGAGGACTTCGTCTGGGTGACACAGGCGATCGCGATCAACCGGGAGGTGGGCGGGAACCTCGCGGAGGTGCTCGACGGCGTCGGTCGTACGATCCGTGAGCGCAACCAGATCCGTCGACAGGTCAAGGCGCTCAGCGCCGAAGGCAAACTGTCCGCATACGTGCTCATAGCGTTGCCTTTCGGGATCGTGGCGTTTCTCGCCGTGTCCAATCCTGCCTACATCGCCAAGTTCACTCAGAGCGCGATCGGCTACGCCCTCTTGGGCGTCGCGGGTCTGCTGTTGGTCGTCGGAACCCTGTGGCTGCGCAAGGTGGTCAGCTTCAAATTCTGAGTTCGTGCATCGCCGTGCGTTCAATGAAGGGAGTACCCGTGTCGCCCATGGTCGTTGCCGGCATCAGCGCCTGCAGTCTGTCGTTGGGGCTGCTGTGCTGGGCTGTGCTTGCTCGCTCGGACGGCACGCACCAACGTGCCGTGTCGAACCTGGCGCGAGGCTTCACCGCTGCCGAGGGCGGACTTGCTGAAGGGACTGTCAGTTCTCTGGCTCCTGTCCCAGCGGGTCACCTCGTCCGGCGTCTGACGCCGCCCGGTTCGATCCGTCGGCTCGAGCGGCTGCTGGCCCGGGCGGGCCGACCGCCCGCCTGGCCCGTGGATCGACTGCTCGGCGCGAAGCTCCTCCTCGCACCGCTCACTGCGATCCTGAGTGTTCTCTACATCAGTTCGAACTCGGGTGCGATGCCACTGATGATCGGGATGGTGTGCACGATCGTCGTGTACTTCCTGCCCGAACTGCTGCTGCACAGCAGGGGCCAGGAGCGGTCCAAGGCGATCGCTCTCGAACTAGCCGACACCCTCGACCAGATGACCATCGCCGTCGAAGCCGGTCTCGGCTTCGACTCGGCCATGGCCAGGGCGGCCAGCAACGGCAAGGGACCGCTGGGACAGGAACTGGTCCGCACCCTGCAGGACATTCAGGTGGGCATGTCCCGTAAGGAAGCTTACGAGGGACTCGCGGAGCGCGCCGCCGTCTCGGATCTGCGCAAGTTCGTCCGCGCCGTCGTTCAGGCCGACAAGTACGGTGTCGCCGTCGCCGACGTGCTGCGGACCCAGGCCGCCGAGATGCGGATGAAACGACGCCAGCGCGCCGAGGAGAAGGCGATGCAGATCCCTGTCAAAGTGCTCTTTCCGCTGATGATGTGCATCCTGCCGGTGCTCTTCATCGTGCTGCTCGGCCCGGCGGCCATGGACATGATGAAGGCCTTCAGCCACTGATCGTGCACGAATCGATGCGAAAGGGGCGAGAGTGCCCGTAAGTAGTGCTGTCGTGCTCGTATTCGTTGCGGGGGCAGCGGTGGGCGCGTTGCTGCGGGCATGGTTGCGCCTCGGCGGCTACCGTTTGTCGGCCGAACGTGACCTGCCGGCCCGACGCACCTGGTGGGTCATCCCAGCGACTGCGGCGGTGGGAGCGCTGCTCTGGGCGGCAGTGAGCCCGCACCAGCCGATCCTGATCACGGTGGTCTTCGTCGTCGCCGGCTGGGTCATGATCGCGTTGGGGTTCGTCGACCTCGACGTGCACCGCCTGCCCGACGCCATTCAGCTGCCCAGCTATCCGATCCTGTTACTACTGCTGGCGGTCGGCGCAGCCAGCAGCGGGAACTGGGCTGCGTTCACGCGGGCCATCGTCGCCGGAGTGGTGCTCTTCGTCTTCTACTTCGTCCTGATGCTGTTGCCGTCGGGCTACGGCTTCGGTGACGTGAAACTCGCCGGTCTGCTCGGCCTGCTGCTCGGCTGGCTGGGGTGGTCACCTGTGATTCGCGCATCGTTCGCAGCCTTCGTCATCGGCGGCATCGTCGCGGCCGCGTTGATGATGAGCCGACGCACGGATCGGCGAGCCGAATTCGCCTACGGTCCGAGCATGTTGGCGGGCGCGGTGGTCGCGATCGCCATGTCGGCGCTGTCGAGCTAGCCCAGTAGAGCTGGACGGTGTTCGGCTACGCGCGTGGCCAGCCGGTATACGCCTCGGCGAGGTACGCGGCGCCGTGCGCGGACCCGGTGACTGCCTCCAACTCGCCCAGCTGGCGTCGTACGTCGAATTCACTGGCATCGCCGGACGCGTGCAGCATGGTGGTCATCCAGTAGGAGAAGTGCTGCGCCTTCCAGACTCGGGCCAGGGCGCGGGGCGTGTAGTCGTCCAGGGCCTCGCGCTTCCCCCGCACGATGACCTGCTCGAGCACCTCGGCGAGCACGCGCACGTCTGCGAGAGCGAGGTTGAGGCCCTTCGCGCCGGTCGGCGGCACCGTGTGAGCGGCGTCCCCGGCCAGCAGCAGGTTGCCGTACCGCATCGGCTCGCAGACGAACGAGCGGAACGGCAGCACCGATTTCTCGAGGATGCGGCCCTCCTTCAGGCTGAAGCCGTCCTCGCCGGCGAGGCGGGTCTGCAGCTCCCCCCAGATGCGGTCCGAGGACCAGTCGTCGACCTTCTCGTCGGGGGGACACTGGAAGTACATCCGCTGGATGGCATCGGTGCGCTGGGAGATCAGAGCGAAGCCGCGGTCGGAGCGGGTGTAGATGAGCTCGGGTGCCGACGGCGGTGCCTCGCAGAGGATCCCGAACCACGCGAACGGATACTCGCGGTGGTACTGCCGCCGGTCGGTGACCTCGTGCCGAGTCATGCTCCGGGAGCCGTCCGCGCCCACCAGGATGTCGCAGCGGATCTCCTGCTCGACCCCGTCGGCGTCGGTGCAGAGGATGCCGGGACGGTCGCTGGTCGTGTCGACCACCCGGGTGTCGCCGACCCCGAACCGGACGTCGCCCCCGTCGCGGTCCCGCGCGTTGGCCAGGTCCACGAAGACGTCCGTCTGCGGGTAGAGCCAGACCGAGGCGCCCACCAGATCCTGGAAGTCGATCCGGTGGCTCACTCCGTTGAACCGCAGGGCGATCCCCTCGTGCTGATAGCCCTCGCGCAGGACCCGATCTGACACATCGGTGTCCACGAGCATTCGCACGCTGTCCCGTTCGAGGATCCCGGCGCGGTGGGTGTGCTCGATCTCCTCGCGGGACCGGGAGTCGACCGCGACGCTGTCGATCCCCGCTCGGTGCAGCAGGTGAGCGAGCATGAGCCCGGCCGGCCCGGCCCCCACGATGCCGACCTGGGTGCGGGTCGCCGGACGCGTCATCGCAATGCCGCGCTCACTGATCGGTCTCCTGCAGCACCGTGGAGGCGAGCGCGAACCCGTGGTTGGCCGCCGGCACACCGCAGTAGATCGCGGACTGCAGGATCACCTCGCCGATCTCCTTGACGCTGAGCCCGTTGGTGCGCGCGGCCCGCACGTGCATCTCGAACTCGTCCCAGTGGCCGCGGGCGATGAGCGCGGTGAGGGTGGCGATGCTGCGGGAACGGCGATCCAGTCCAGGGCGGGTCCACACGCTGCCCCACGCGTAGCGGGTGATCAGATCCTGGAAGTCCTGCGTGAAGTCGTCCTTGCGGGCTTCGGCCCGGTCGACGTGCGCGTCGCCGAGCACGCTGCGCCGCACCGCCATTCCGGCGTCGTAAGGGTCGTCGCTCATCGGTGTGCTCCTGCGGTGTCGGGGTCAGGCATGTTCGGGTCCGCCGGTGGAGAGCCGGGCCAGGACGGTGTCGATGAACGCGTCCGTGGCTCCGAGGTACGACGCGGGGTCACCGGCGCCGTCGTCGCCCCGCTCTGCGAGGAGGTCCGCCGCAGCGTCGGTGGCCCGCTGCAGCATCCGGTCGGCATCCACCTCCAAGCCGGCGGCGAGCTCGGCGGCCTGCGAGGCCGCCGTCACGGTGAGTTCGAGCAGCCGGCGCAGTGCGGGCCACTCGCTGTGCCAGGCGCCGTCGGGTCGCTCGTCGACGGCGAGGGCGGCCGCCAGGTGCAGTTGAGCTCCGAGCTGGGGCGACTGCATCGCGGCCGACCGGATGACCACGCTGAGGATCGGGTTGTGCTTGTGCGGCATGGTCGACGAGCCGCCCCGACCGGCTGCTGCGGCCTCGTGCAGCTCGCCGATCTCCGGGCGGGACAGAGTGGCCACATCGGCGCCGAGGTGCCCGAGCGCGTCGCACGTCGCCACCAGGGTGTCGCCGATACGGGTGACCGCCCGCCGGCGGGTGTGCCACGGGAGGCCCGGCCAGACGAGTCCGAGCTCGCCCGCGAACGCCGCGGCCAGCGCCACGGGGTCGGCTGTGAGCTCGCCCGAGAGCGCGAGCGTCCCTGCGGCCCCGCCGCACTGGACCGGGAGGCCGGCCAGCGTCGCGGCCACGTCGTCGGCGGCCTCGATCAGTCCGGCCAGCCAATGGGCTGCCTTGAGCCCGAACGTGATCGGCACCGCGTACTGCGTCAGCGTGCGACCGGCCATCACGCTGGCGCGGTGCGCATCGGCCAGCCGCGCGAGCGCCTGGGAGGCCGCGCCGAGGTCGGCGCGCACCCGTGTGAGGCAGTCGGCGCCGAGCAGGACCAGGGCGGTGTCGAGCACGTCCTGGCTGGTCAGCCCCCGGTGGACGACGGCGGCATCGGCCGGTTGCAGCCGCTCCCGCAGCTGGTGCAGC
Coding sequences within:
- a CDS encoding prepilin peptidase — protein: MLVFVAGAAVGALLRAWLRLGGYRLSAERDLPARRTWWVIPATAAVGALLWAAVSPHQPILITVVFVVAGWVMIALGFVDLDVHRLPDAIQLPSYPILLLLLAVGAASSGNWAAFTRAIVAGVVLFVFYFVLMLLPSGYGFGDVKLAGLLGLLLGWLGWSPVIRASFAAFVIGGIVAAALMMSRRTDRRAEFAYGPSMLAGAVVAIAMSALSS
- a CDS encoding type II secretion system F family protein → MVVAGISACSLSLGLLCWAVLARSDGTHQRAVSNLARGFTAAEGGLAEGTVSSLAPVPAGHLVRRLTPPGSIRRLERLLARAGRPPAWPVDRLLGAKLLLAPLTAILSVLYISSNSGAMPLMIGMVCTIVVYFLPELLLHSRGQERSKAIALELADTLDQMTIAVEAGLGFDSAMARAASNGKGPLGQELVRTLQDIQVGMSRKEAYEGLAERAAVSDLRKFVRAVVQADKYGVAVADVLRTQAAEMRMKRRQRAEEKAMQIPVKVLFPLMMCILPVLFIVLLGPAAMDMMKAFSH
- a CDS encoding 4-hydroxybenzoate 3-monooxygenase; translated protein: MTRPATRTQVGIVGAGPAGLMLAHLLHRAGIDSVAVDSRSREEIEHTHRAGILERDSVRMLVDTDVSDRVLREGYQHEGIALRFNGVSHRIDFQDLVGASVWLYPQTDVFVDLANARDRDGGDVRFGVGDTRVVDTTSDRPGILCTDADGVEQEIRCDILVGADGSRSMTRHEVTDRRQYHREYPFAWFGILCEAPPSAPELIYTRSDRGFALISQRTDAIQRMYFQCPPDEKVDDWSSDRIWGELQTRLAGEDGFSLKEGRILEKSVLPFRSFVCEPMRYGNLLLAGDAAHTVPPTGAKGLNLALADVRVLAEVLEQVIVRGKREALDDYTPRALARVWKAQHFSYWMTTMLHASGDASEFDVRRQLGELEAVTGSAHGAAYLAEAYTGWPRA
- the pcaC gene encoding 4-carboxymuconolactone decarboxylase is translated as MSDDPYDAGMAVRRSVLGDAHVDRAEARKDDFTQDFQDLITRYAWGSVWTRPGLDRRSRSIATLTALIARGHWDEFEMHVRAARTNGLSVKEIGEVILQSAIYCGVPAANHGFALASTVLQETDQ
- a CDS encoding lyase family protein; the protein is MSEYGLLTPGSFRAAGVVDDRAVADAMVRVELGWVSALAAVGAIDRDRAERIAAAAADWTPDLAVIGAATEAVGNPVVPMLHQLRERLQPADAAVVHRGLTSQDVLDTALVLLGADCLTRVRADLGAASQALARLADAHRASVMAGRTLTQYAVPITFGLKAAHWLAGLIEAADDVAATLAGLPVQCGGAAGTLALSGELTADPVALAAAFAGELGLVWPGLPWHTRRRAVTRIGDTLVATCDALGHLGADVATLSRPEIGELHEAAAAGRGGSSTMPHKHNPILSVVIRSAAMQSPQLGAQLHLAAALAVDERPDGAWHSEWPALRRLLELTVTAASQAAELAAGLEVDADRMLQRATDAAADLLAERGDDGAGDPASYLGATDAFIDTVLARLSTGGPEHA
- a CDS encoding type II secretion system F family protein, whose product is MNSPLASGAAAAGVGACTLALLVGLYVMLAPGPVRLPRERRRPGTDAGPSALTSATAAATSFIDNLLRRHGGGRSAAAALERAGLRVGVQDFILMVCAAALASAALGLLLLGPLLGIGLALVVALMAKLWLGRLAARRQGKFADQLEDSLQLLASGLRAGHSLLQALDSVSREADEPTAGEFSRIINETRMGRDLSLALDETGKRLQSEDFVWVTQAIAINREVGGNLAEVLDGVGRTIRERNQIRRQVKALSAEGKLSAYVLIALPFGIVAFLAVSNPAYIAKFTQSAIGYALLGVAGLLLVVGTLWLRKVVSFKF